CTGCCCCTGGCGCCGCGCGCCGATCACGTGGAAGCCGTCGAGCAGTCGCCGCACGCCCGGTGCCGAGCGGACATGGCGGATCTCGGCGTCGACCAGAAATTCGCGCCCCTGCGTGTGCGCCTGCAGCACCATCGCGGCGAAGTGATGGGCGCCCCATTCGTTCATGTAGAACAGCTCGCCGCCGGCAAAGTCGTACGCACGGAACACGTTGGCCTGATTGGCATAACGGAACACATGGCGCGCATTGTTGGCGAAGTCGGCCTCGGTGCTGTGCGGAATGCGGCGGCAGTGCTGGTGCCCAAATACCAGCATGCTCGGGAACGAATGCACCGAGCACGGCGAATTGGCCAGCCCCGTCACCTCGCGGATGTCCACCTTGCGGGACTCTTGGCGCGTGCCGACCAGATTGCCCAGATGGTGATGCAGCTCGTCCACCCAGTCGGCGTGCTGCAGATGCTTGGGATACAGCTGGTGAGCCGGCTCGACCAGGCTGTCCTCGAACAGGAACGGCACGCTCTTGTGCCAGATATCGAGCTTCCAATGCGACAGCGCATCGCGCTCGGTGCGGTGGTGCGTGACGGATTGCACCACATTGAAGGCCCGCGACTGGACCATCCAGTCCGAGACCGCGTGCAGTATCGTGAAAACGCTCATGTCACCCCCCGGAAGACCGAATCGTTCGTTTTGAGAGAGAAGTTTCAGCGCGCTCCCGTGGCTCTGCGGCAACCGGTGAACGTCGATGAAACCAATGGCGCAACAATACCCTACTTCAGGGGGGTATGAAGTGGAGTTTGATTAACCTTGTGTTAAGAAAAATACACATGGCACGCGGGGGCTTGCCAGGTCCGCAAGATGCGGGTTAGCGGCCGGCACGGGCCGTCCGCCAAGCCGCACCGACCCCGCTCCGGGGGGTACCGGACGACGACGAAGCCGACGCGATCCGCCCACGGCCCGCCGAGCGCAGCCGAACTCGCCGGACCAGACCACCCGGCCGGCAGCGGGCAGGCGCCCCGCACCATCCGGCCCGACCGGCCGGCGCGCGGGGAACCCCTCGTCAGGAATATCCGACCATCCGGCGATGCGGGCTCAGACCAGGCACATGTCGGACACTTCCTCTTCCGACAGGCCCCAGGTGGAGGCGTCCTCCACCGTGATGATGGCGTCGTCCGAACGGCCCAGGCTGATGCGCTCGGGGCGCACGCGCGTCTTGGTATTGCCGGAATAAAACACGACGACGTCCGGACGCAGCGCGGACGACTCGTTCTGGTGCACCACCACGCCCAGCCGGTTGGTGCGCAGCTTGACCAGCGTGCCGACCGGATAGATGCCCACGCTGCGCGTAAACGCCTGGAACACGGTACGGTCGAACTGGCTGTCGGTGCGCGCCATCATGTACTTGAGCGCCTGCGCCGGCGACCACGCATGGTGGTAGGGGCTGCTGGACGTGAGCGTGTCGTACACGTCGCAGATGGCGCCCATCTTGGCCCACAGGCTGATCTCGTCGCCCTTCTGGCCGTCCGGATAGCCGCTGCCGTCGATGCGCTCATGGTGATGCAGGCACACTTCGCGCGGAATCTCGCTGAACTGGCCGGTCCCGATCAGCAGGTGGTGCCCGCCGACCGCGTGGGTCTGCAGCAGGGCCAGTTCTTCCTTGGTCAGCGCGGTGCTCTTGTCGAGCAGCGTGCGCGGCATGGCCGACTTGCCGATGTCGTGGACCAGGCCGCCCAGACCGCATTCGCGGATCTCGTCTTCGGACAGGCCGAGCGTGCGGGCCAGAGCCACCATCAGCGCGCAGACGGCGAACGAATGCAGGTAGGTGTAGTCGTCCTTATTCTTCAGGCGAGCCAGGGCAATCAGCGCATACGAGTTGCGCGCCAGCGAATTGGACACGTTGTCGACCAGCAGCAGCGCCTTGTCGGTCTGCAAGGCGCGGCCCATGCGGGCCTCGGAGAACAGCTGGCCCAGCGTCGCCTTGCCGCTCTGCACCAGTTGCTGGGCATGCTTCCATTCTTCCTTGAGGGAAGTCGGCGTGACCGGCGGCAGCGCCGCCAGGGTCTCGCGGGTCAGCGGCTCCGGAGCGGGCTGCGCCGCCGCCGGCATCAGCGCGGGCGCAAGCACATCTTCGCCGCGCTCGGGGTCGATCCAGATCTCGGTAATACCGGCTCGACAGATATCGTCGACCTGTGCCTGGCTCGACAGTTGGAACTGCGAACGCCAGAACGGGTGCTTCAGCCAGGACCCGCCCAGCTTCACCACAAACATACCGACACGCAGCTGATTCGCATCGATTCGCTTCATACCCTACCTGCCTCGGCTCAATGTCCGTTTTGATTTGATGGAATGTGGGATGCGGGATGCCAGCCGACACTGGCGCCGTCCTCGCTGCCGTCATGGGTGCTCTGGTCCACTGGCAAGGCGAGCCGCATTTGGCTAATCGGCCCCCGGCGACAGAACTTGAGAAAAATTTACAGGACAAAGTGCAGTCCGCTCCGCCCAACCCGGTAGGCGGCTCGCTGCACCGCACCAAGTCCTGCTCCGTGAGACCCACGTCCGGCGGGCTGTCGGCCGGCGCAGCGGCGACATACACTGGATTGAATGACCCATGGGTGATATGGCACAGCACGATCCTTCATCCCTACGCAGGCCGCCGTCCACCAATGACTTCGCGCTCAACCGCGACGCCATTCGCTGGCTCGCGCAATTGCCCGATGAAGTCCGGCCGATCGAGCTCGGCCGCCAGTTTCCGCGCATCATCAACACCATTGCCGCCAAATGGGTCGATTTCATCGGCTGCCGGCGTTATCTCAACAGCCTGCAGATCGATGAGCGCGGCGGACGCCAGGGCTTTCCGTTCGTGATCGTGCAGGAGATCTGCACGCTGCGCGAATACTTCGATTCGCTCTACCCGCCCGAGAAGGATCTCTGGCAGAAGGCGATCGACGCGGGCAAGCGCTAAGGTCGGCTGCCGCACGTGCGGCGCCTGGGCCGGCAGGCGCCGGGATCCGCCAACCGTCAGGCCGGGCCGAGCGCCAGCTTGTTGAGCAGCTCCAGCAGCGTGCGCCGCTCGTCGGCCGACAGATGGGCCGTGACCCGCGCATCGTGAGCGACCACGACCTCGGTGATGTCCCGCAGCGTGGCCGCTCCCTTGTCGGTCAGCGCCAGCCGGAAGGCGCGCCGGTCCACCGGCGACGGGAGCCGCTCGACCATGCCCATCGCTTCGAGCGTATCGACCAGCAGCACCGCCCCCGAGCGGGCCACGCCCAGGATGCCGGCCAGCTCGGTCAGCTTCAGGTCGGGGTTGTGCGCGATCACGGTCATGGCCGAGAAGCGCGGCGGCGTGATGTTCCACGCCTGCAGCGAGCGCACGAAGTCTTCGTAGACACGCAGCTGGGCGCGCCGCACCGCGTAGCCGAGCAGCCCATCCAGCGCGCCATACTCCACGTCCTCCATGCGCGGATTGAAGTGGCCGGACTCGGCCACGGCGGGATAGGCGTCTTCGATGTGGGTCAGGCTCGGCATGGCGGCATCGATCGTGGGCAATCCGACCATTATGGATGGCGGTGCACCCGCCGGCCACGTATCGGGACGACGCTCCGTTCTTCACGGCATCGCCGGGAAAGCGGCGTGCCGCGGGCCCGGGCCGGCATGCGCGCGCGGCCCGGCAGCGGCGGCCAGCCGCGCGGCAACGGCGGATCGAAGCCGACCAGCGACTGCGAGTGTGCCGCGACGCCGCTATGCTGTCGGCACGCCGACCGTCGCAGGCCGACGGTCACCCACGCACCGGAGACGCCCGCATGATGACACCCCGCCCGAACATGATCCGCGCCCTGGCCGCCGAGCTGGCCGCCGGCCACACCACCAGCATCGCGCTGACCGAAGCCGCGCTGGCGCGTGCGCAGTCGCACCGCGCGGCCGGCGGCGCGGCCTACATCGATATCGATGCGCGGGCGGCGCTGGACATGGCGCGCGCCGCCGACGCCGCGCGCGCCGCGGGCAACGTGCCGTCGCTGCTGGCGGGACTGCCGGTGTCGATCAAGGATCTGTTCGACGTAGCGGGCCAGGTGACGGCCGCCGGCTCGCGCGCGCTGGCGCACCAGAGCGCCGCGACCTCGGACGCAACCGCCGTGGCACGGCTGCGCGCGGCCGGCGCGGTGCTGCTCGGCCGCACCAACATGAGCGAATTCGCGTTCTCGGGCCTGGGCCTGAACCCGCACTACGGCACGCCGCGCACGCCGGCGGACGGCACGCGCGCCGCGGGCGGCTCGACCTCCGGCGGCGCGGTGACAGTGGCCGGCGGCATGGCCGTCGCCGCGCTGGGCACCGACACCGGCGGCTCGATCCGCATTCCGGCCGCCTTCTGCGCGCTGACCGGCTTCAAGCCCACCGCGCGCCGCGTGCCGATGGCCGGCGGCGTGCCGCTGTCCACCTCGCTCGATTCGGGTGGGCCGCTGGCCAACTCGGTGGACTGCTGCGCCATCGTCGATGCCGTGCTCAGCGGCCAGGCGCTCGACACCGACGCCGTGCCGCTGGCCGGCCTGCGCCTGGGACTCACGCGCGACTACGTGGCCGCGGACCTGGACGACACCGTCGCCACCGCGTTCGCGCGCGCCGTGGCACGGCTGGAGCGGGCGGGCGCGCACATCGTCCGCTTCGAGTTTCCCGAGCTGCTGCAGCTGCCCGAGATCAACGGCGGCGGCGGCCTGCCCGCGGCCGAGGCCTGGGCCTGGCACCGCCCGCACCTGGCGCGCGCCGAAGCCCAATACGACCGCCGCGTCGCCGCGCGCATCCGCCGCGGCGAGCAGATGAGCGCCGCCGCCTACCTCGACGTGATGGCCGCGCGCGTGCGCATGATCGCGGCCGCGCGCAAGCGGCTGGGCAACCTCGATGCCTGGCTGATGCCGACCGTCGCCGTCGTGCCGCCCGAAGTGGCGCCGCTGGAGGCCGACGACGCGCGGTTCTTCCACACCAACGCGCGGGTGCTGCGCAACCCGAGCGCGATCAACTTCCTCGACGGCTGCGCGCTGACGCTGCCGATCCACGCCGCCGGCGAGCTGCCGGTCGGCCTGTCGCTGTGCGGGCTGGCCGACGACGATGCGCGCATCCTGCGCGTCGGGCGGGCGGTGGAGACCGCGCTGCGCTAGCGCGCCGGGCAGCCTGGACCGTCGCCTTGTAGCCCATGCGCAGCCCCCCCAATGGCGGCCGCCGACAAGGCGCGGCACGGACACGTCCTGCATCATCGCGAAGGTGCCGTTGCCCATGGTGATCGTGATCGACACGGCCGGGCCGCGTGGCGCGCCCGGTCGACGTGTTGCGCGACACCGGTGCGCCGGCGCCGCGCGTGGCGCGCCGCTACGCCGGTCCGCCCAACTGCGCGCGGCGCAGGCGTTCCTCGTAGGCGGCAGCCGACATGGGTGCGCCGAACAGGAAGCCCTGCAGCTTGTCGCAGCCGGCCGCCTGCAGGAATTCGGCCTGCGCGAGCGTCTCCACGCCCTCGGCGGTGACGGTCATATCGAGCGACGCCGCCATCGCCACCACCGCGCGCGAGATCACCACCGAATCCCGGTGGCGCGGGATGCCCGAGACGAACGAGCGGTCCACCTTGAGGTTGTCGATCGGAAAGCGCTGCAGGTACGACAGCGACGAATATCCCGTGCCGAAATCGTCGATGGAGATGCGCACCCCCAGCGCCGTCAGCGCGTCGAGCACCGGCATCACGGCTGCGGTGTCGCGCATCAGCAGCCCTTCGGTGATCTCCATCTCCAGCGCGCACGCGGGCAGCCCGCTCTCGGCCAGGCAGCGCGACAACATGGGCACCAGGGCGTCGCCGAACTGGCGCGGCGACAGGTTCACGGCGATGAAGAAATCCGGCGCGCAGGTCCGGCGCCAGTGGGCCGCCTGGCGGCAGGCCTGCTCCAGCACCCATTCGCCGATGGCGATGATGAGCCCGGCGTCCTCGGCCACGGGAATGAACTCGGCGGGCGACACCTCGCCCAGCTCGGCGCTGTGCCAGCGCAGCAGCACCTCCGCGCCGACGATGCCCATCGAGGCGGCATCGACGATGGGCTGGAAGCGCAGCGACAGCTCCTGCGCCGACAGGGCGCGCCGCAGGTGCTGCTCCAGCTGGAAGCGCCGCTGCGCCCGCTGCGAGAGCTGCGCGGTGAAGACGCGGTGCTGGTTGCGGCCGTTCTGCTTGGCGTTGTACATGGCGGCGTCGGCGCAGCGCAGCAGCGTGGCCGCGTCCTGGCCATGATCGGGATGCACCGCGATGCCGATCGAGGCGCCCAGGTAATACTCGGTGCCGCCGGTCGAGAACGGCTGCGCGATGGCCGCGATGATGCGCCGGGCCAGTTGCTCGGCCTCCGCCAGCGAGCGCACCTGGTCGAGCAGCACGACGAATTCGTCGCCGCCCAGCCGCGCCAGCGTGTCGGTCTGGCGCACGCAGGCCGACAGCCGCTGCGCCACGATGCGCAGCAGGTGGTCGCCGGCCTCGTGCCCCGCGGTGTCATTGACCTTCTTGAAGCCGTCCAGGTCGAGGAACAACACCGCCGCCTGCCGGCCGTCGGTGACCGCCTCGTCGAGCACGGCCTGCATGCGCTGCAGGAAGTAGGCACGGTTGTACAAACCCGTGAGCGCATCGCGCTGGGCGAGGAACTTGAGCTGCTGCTCGGCCGCGCGCGCCGGGCCGATGTCGTTGAACGAGATCAGCACGGCGCTGGGCGTGGCGTCGCCGGGACGCATGATGGGCAGCACGTTCTCATACACCCACACCACGTCGCCGTTGATCAGCTCCAGGCCAATGGTCAGCCCCAGCAGCGGCCGCCCCGTGGTCAGCACCACGCGCGTGGGCCGCTCCAGGAAGGGGATCTCGCTGCCGTCCTCGCGCAGCGAGCGGCGCATCAGCGTCAGGTGGCTCGCGCCCACCGGCGACTGGTCGCCGGCGCGCAGGATGCGCCGCGCGCTCGGGTTGCACGCGAGGATGGTGCCGTCCGCGGCCTGCACGAGGATGCCCTCGGTCAGGTTGTCGACGGCCAGGCGGTAGCGCTCTTCGCTTTCCTGCAGCTCGCGCGCGATGTGAGCCTTCTGGACCGCCACGCCGACGATGTCGGTGATGTCGTCCAGCAGTTGCATCGCCGGCCGCGTGGGCGCGCGCGGCGTGTCGTAGTAGACGCCCACCGCGCCGATCATCTGCGCGTTGTCGCCGCGGATCGGCGTCGACCAGCAGGCCCGCAAGCCCATCGGGACAACCAGCGCGCGGTAGTCGTCCCATAGCGGATCGGTCTCGATGTCTTCGACCACCACGCGGGCATTGCGGAACATGGCCGTGCCGCACGACCCGGCGGCCGGGCCGATCGTCAGCCCGACCAGCGCCTTGCTCAGCGCCGACGGCAGCGACGGCGCCGCCGCCAGCGTCACGTGCTCGCCGTCGCCGCACAGCAGGATGGAGCACATCGCGCCGTCGTCGAGCAGGGTATCGACGATGTGGCACACCTCGGCCAGCAGGTCCGGCAGCGGCACATTGCGCGAGCTCATTTCGAGCACGGTCTTTTCGCAGCGCAGCAGCTCCTTCGCCCGCGCGGTCTCGGCGGCGAGCGTCCGGTAGTTGGCCTCGGATTCGCGCAGCGCCTGCTCGGCATGCTTGCGCTGGCGGATGTCGCGCGCGACCACCTGGACGGCGGTGCGCCAGCCGAGCTGCACCGGCGCGGACAGGATCTCCACGTCCACCGGCGTGCCGTCGCAGCGCAGCAGCGTCTGCTCGACCGGCGGCAGGCCCGCGCCGTGCTCGATCATCCACTCGCGGCGCTGGCGCGCCAGTTGCACCGAGTCCTCGTGGACGAATGCGTCCAGCTCGTGCCCGACGATGTCGCTCGCGCTGTCCGCGCCGAGCAGCCGCACGCCCGCCTCGTTGATGAAAACGATGATGTCATCCGCCACGATGTAGAGCGCGTCGGGCATCTGCCGGACCAGCGCCTCGTAGCGATCGTCGGCGAGCGGCAACGGCCGGGCCGCGGACTCCTCTGGAGTACCGGGTGACCCGGGCCGCCCGGTGGAAGTGGCGTCCATATGGGTATCCGGGCGGCGGCCGCCCTGGGCAATCTCCCGTCTTGTTTCTTCCGATAACGACCGGGGTGTCCGGAAAGTTGAGGTGTCTAGACCATCCCCCCTACTTCAGAGTGGGCCGCGCCTGCGTCAGATGGCGCACAGCGCACCGGACAGGCGCGCGCTTGCGGCACAATGCCGCAACCTCCGCTGGCACGCATTCGTCCGATCGTACGCCATGCGTGCTTGCCCTGGCCAGATTCAATCGTTTTTGCCTGCCACGCCCGGTCTCGCCGCCATCGTCCCGCGCCGCACGCGGCTCGCGGACGGCGACCGCGGAGGCTTGATCGCGCACGTGCGCCGCTCAGCGCTGGAGCTCGACCACGTTGATCACCTGCGTCTCGCCATGCTGCTCGACCTCCTGCCGCACCACCACCGACAGGGCCGGGCAATACCAGTCGGTGACGTGCGCCACGGTCGGCGCGGGCTCGAGGGTTTCGCTGCCCAGCCGCAGCACGCCCAGCGTGGCCGTGCGCGTATAGCGGATCGGACGGCACGGCTGCGGGCCGACCGGCGTCGGGATGGTCTGCGGCGGGCCGACCTCGCGCTCGGACACGTCCACGCGCGCATGCGCCGCCTGCATGTGCCCGATGCTGATGCCCAGCCGGGGCGACACCACGTCGAAATCGAAGCTGGAGTCGTAGCTGTCGCCCGGCAGCATCTCGGCTTCGGGCGCCAGCCCCGCGCCATAGAGGAACATGCCGGAGATGGCGGTACTGACCGTGCCCACCAGGTCCGCATGCTCGCTTTGCGCGAACACCCGCCCGTTGGTGCTGACCACGCGCGTGACCACGCCGGCCTCGTCCACCATCAGGCGGTGATCCTGCACTGTCTCGATCGGCCGCCCGCCCAGCGCCACCAGGCCCGACTTGGCGTAGATATGCAGGCCGATCTCGCAGCCGTCCACGATGTCGCGGTTGATGTCGTGCAGGGTGAACTCGACGATCATCGGCGTCTTGCCGTTGCCGTCCAGACGCAGGCGGGTGCCGTCGTGCATCCAGGGTGCAGTGCACAAGCCCGCTGCCCGGGCGGGCGCGGCCAGGCCCCCGGCCGCCAGCGCAAGCAGCGCAAGACGGGCGAGACCGACGAGAAGGGCCGCGCACAAAGAGAAACGCCGATGCACCTGGCGGTACATCGGCGTGCGGATCGGCAGGTCTTGCCGCACCGTGCCTGTTCCCGGCGGCCTATTGCTTGGCTGCGCCCGAGCCGTCCTTGTCGGCGCCTTCGGAGTACGGATCGAACTTGCCGCCGGACTTGGCGCCCTGCGAATACGGGTCGAACTTGTCGCCGGCCTTCGCGCCTTGCGTGTACGGATCGTATTTGCCCTGCTCCACATTGGCGGGCTGCGCGCCGGGGTTCAGTGCGTTGGCGGTGCTGTCGGCGCCTTGCGTGTAGGGATCGAACTTGTCGCCGGACTTGGCGCCCTGCGAATACGGGTCGAACTTCTTGTCGTCTGTCTGCGCGTGGGCCACGCCTGCGGTGATGGCCACGACGACAGTCGCTGCCACTAGGGTGAGACGGTTGTACGGCATCTGCGGCTCCTTTCCTTGGGTCGTTTGAGCTGATCGACAGCCTCGATTTGAACGAATCCCGACCGACCGCGCGCACCCCGGATGCGACGCGCGCCAATCCGCCGGAGAACCCCCTCTCCTCCGCGTACGCTATGGCAACGGCAAGCGAAAGTCAACGCAAAGGAACGGCCCCCGCATGACGCGAATTCAGCCCGGCGGACGGATGGCGCGCGGCCCCGCCACCGCGATCAGCATCATGGTCAGCGCCACCAGCGACAGGCCCCAGCGCAGGTTGGAATGGTGCGCGATCATGCCGATGAACACCGGGCCGATCAGCATGCCGACATAAGCGAAGCGCGCCACCGCGGCGATACCCTCGGCCGCGGGCACCCCCGGCATGCGCGATGCGGTGACAAAGAAGATCGGCACCATGTTCGCCGCGCCCACGCCCATCAGCGCAAAGCCGGCCAGTACCGCCGCCGGATCGGGCCACAGCAGGGCGAGCAGGATGCCCCCGGTGGCCAGCACGCCGCTCACGCCGAGCACCCTGGTATTGCCCCAGCGCGCGCGTGCGGCATCCCCGCCGAAGCGCGCCAGCGCCATCCCGCCCGAGAACGCCGCATAGCCCGCACTGGCCTGTGCCTCGGGCGATTGCGCCACTTCGCGCATATAGACCGTGGTCCAGTCGTACATCGCGCCTTCGCCCACCAGCCCGAGGAACGCCAGCAGGCCGAGCACGAGCAGCGTGCGGCCGGTGGTCGGATGCGCCGGCTCGCCGGGCGCATGGACGTGGTCGGGCAGCATGAACGGCCCCGCGCACAGCGCCATGCCCGCGGTGATCAGCCCCATGCCCGCGCAGTGCACGGCCGCCGGCACGCCCAGGTCCAGCAGGACACCGCCTGCCGCCGCGCCCACCATGCCGCCCAGGCTGAACATGCCGTGCAGCGACGAAATGATCGGCTTGTGGGAGTGCGCCTCCACGGTGGTCGCCTGCGCATTGATCGCCACATCGAAGCCGGCGTTGGCGATGCCGAACAGCACCAGCAGCCCCAGCAGCAGCGCATAGCTTGGCATCAGCATCAGCAGCCCGGTCATCAGGCCGAAGACCACGCCCGCCTGCACGCTGGCGCGCCGGGTGCTCACCCGCGCCGCCCAGCCGCCGGCGAATTTCATCGCGGCGATGGCGCCGGCCGCCACCATGAACATCGCCAGCGACAGCGACGCCTCCGACAGTCCGAAGCGCGCCTTCACGGTGGGAATGTGGACGCCCCACGTCGCAATCGTTGCGCCGTTGACGAAAAAAAGCGCCATGGTGGCCGCGCGCGCCGACAACGGCAGACGCTGCGTGCGCATGGCACCGGCGGATCGGATCAGTTCAGAGGTCATACACGGCAGAAAAGCACGCGCGGCGCCGGTGCGCCACAAAACCGCCATGCTACCGCGCTGCCCCGACGGATGTGTTGCGGCCCGCCATCACCCCGCTGCCGCATCGGACATGCCGCCCGCGAGGCCGCACCGGCCTCGATCAGCCAGGGGTGACGCGGTCACCACCCTGCGCCGAGCACCGCAAATTGGGCACGCAAAGCAACGCAGCTTGTCGGCTGGCGCCGGGGATGGCTGCGTTAACATGCGGGCGTCCGCACTCGGCGCACGCCTGTGCCTTCCCTCCTCGTGCCCCATCCCCGTTCATGGCCCGAATCATCCGCCTGACCCGTTTGCTCCGCCTGTCGCGCTGTGCCGTTGCCTGCGCGGCCCTCCTTGCCCTCACCGCCGCACCGCTGGCGCAGGCCAGAAAACCCGCCCGCGCCCATGCCGCTCCCGCCGCCACCGTCGCCCAGAAGCGGCAGGCCGCGCACAATCCTGCCGGGCTGCCCGCCAATGTGGCGCTGGCGTTCGCGCGGGCGCATATCCCGCTCGATGCGGTCAGCGTGTTCGTCATCCGCACCGGCACCGCCACGCCCATCCTGCAGTGGAACGCCGACGCTGGCATGAATCCGGCCTCGACCATGAAGCTGCTGACCACCTTCGCCGGCCTCGACCTGCTGGGCCCCGATTTCCGCTGGAAGACCTCCGCCTACGCCGACAGGCCTCCGGCGGGCGGCGTGCTCAGCGGCAACCTCTACCTGCGCGGCCAGGGCGATCCGAAGCTGATTCCCGAAGAGCTGATCAAGCTGGTCACCGACGTGCGCCGCGCCGGCGTGGACGAGCTGGCCGGCAACATCGTGCTGGACCGCTCCTATTTCGAGAACGGCCTGTCCGACGCGCCGCCGCTGGACGGCGACACCGGCCGCGCCTACAACGTCGCGCCCGATGCGCTGCTCTACGCGTTCAAGACGCTGACCTTCACGCTCGCGCCCGACGCCGCCACCGACGCGGTCAACGTCGACGTGTCGCCGCCGCTGGCCCAGCTGCAGGTCGACAACCAGCTGCACGTGACGCACGGCAACTGCGGCGACTGGCGCTCGCATGCCAACTTCGACATCGCCACGCAGGCCGACGGCACGGTGCGCGCCAGCTTCGACGGGCGCTACGCCGGCGCCTGCGGCGAGCGCATCTTCAATGTCGCCGCGCTCACCCATGCCGACTTCATCTGGGGCGGCTTCCTGGCGCTGTGGCGGCAGGCAGGCGGCACCTTCCGCGCCACGCCAGGCCTGCGCGAGGGCAAGGTGCCGCATCCGGCCGTCCTGCTGGCGACGCACTACGGCCCGACCCTCGCCGAGGTCGTGCACGACATCGACAAGTATTCGAACAACGTGATGGCGCGCCAGCTGTTCCTGACCATCGGCGCCGAGATCGGCCGCAAGCCCGCGTCGGTGCAGCAATCGGCGGACATCATCAGCCGCTGGCTCGCCCGGCAGAACCTGTCCATGCCGGAGCTGGTGCTGGAGAACGGCTCGGGCCTCTCGCGCATCGAGCGCATCAGCGCCCGCA
The sequence above is a segment of the Ralstonia nicotianae genome. Coding sequences within it:
- a CDS encoding HD-GYP domain-containing protein, with protein sequence MKRIDANQLRVGMFVVKLGGSWLKHPFWRSQFQLSSQAQVDDICRAGITEIWIDPERGEDVLAPALMPAAAQPAPEPLTRETLAALPPVTPTSLKEEWKHAQQLVQSGKATLGQLFSEARMGRALQTDKALLLVDNVSNSLARNSYALIALARLKNKDDYTYLHSFAVCALMVALARTLGLSEDEIRECGLGGLVHDIGKSAMPRTLLDKSTALTKEELALLQTHAVGGHHLLIGTGQFSEIPREVCLHHHERIDGSGYPDGQKGDEISLWAKMGAICDVYDTLTSSSPYHHAWSPAQALKYMMARTDSQFDRTVFQAFTRSVGIYPVGTLVKLRTNRLGVVVHQNESSALRPDVVVFYSGNTKTRVRPERISLGRSDDAIITVEDASTWGLSEEEVSDMCLV
- a CDS encoding DUF6685 family protein, producing the protein MSVFTILHAVSDWMVQSRAFNVVQSVTHHRTERDALSHWKLDIWHKSVPFLFEDSLVEPAHQLYPKHLQHADWVDELHHHLGNLVGTRQESRKVDIREVTGLANSPCSVHSFPSMLVFGHQHCRRIPHSTEADFANNARHVFRYANQANVFRAYDFAGGELFYMNEWGAHHFAAMVLQAHTQGREFLVDAEIRHVRSAPGVRRLLDGFHVIGARRQGQQRYGTRLSDALASHQVPHRWMHGRRETEGFELCFLPKSDRFANRVGEQLVRDGWFDYGAWLASLHDPAEVGMPARQAVATPKSRSGWKRVSVPGLGVPTGFAPGFAHTRA
- a CDS encoding sensor domain-containing protein, producing the protein MDATSTGRPGSPGTPEESAARPLPLADDRYEALVRQMPDALYIVADDIIVFINEAGVRLLGADSASDIVGHELDAFVHEDSVQLARQRREWMIEHGAGLPPVEQTLLRCDGTPVDVEILSAPVQLGWRTAVQVVARDIRQRKHAEQALRESEANYRTLAAETARAKELLRCEKTVLEMSSRNVPLPDLLAEVCHIVDTLLDDGAMCSILLCGDGEHVTLAAAPSLPSALSKALVGLTIGPAAGSCGTAMFRNARVVVEDIETDPLWDDYRALVVPMGLRACWSTPIRGDNAQMIGAVGVYYDTPRAPTRPAMQLLDDITDIVGVAVQKAHIARELQESEERYRLAVDNLTEGILVQAADGTILACNPSARRILRAGDQSPVGASHLTLMRRSLREDGSEIPFLERPTRVVLTTGRPLLGLTIGLELINGDVVWVYENVLPIMRPGDATPSAVLISFNDIGPARAAEQQLKFLAQRDALTGLYNRAYFLQRMQAVLDEAVTDGRQAAVLFLDLDGFKKVNDTAGHEAGDHLLRIVAQRLSACVRQTDTLARLGGDEFVVLLDQVRSLAEAEQLARRIIAAIAQPFSTGGTEYYLGASIGIAVHPDHGQDAATLLRCADAAMYNAKQNGRNQHRVFTAQLSQRAQRRFQLEQHLRRALSAQELSLRFQPIVDAASMGIVGAEVLLRWHSAELGEVSPAEFIPVAEDAGLIIAIGEWVLEQACRQAAHWRRTCAPDFFIAVNLSPRQFGDALVPMLSRCLAESGLPACALEMEITEGLLMRDTAAVMPVLDALTALGVRISIDDFGTGYSSLSYLQRFPIDNLKVDRSFVSGIPRHRDSVVISRAVVAMAASLDMTVTAEGVETLAQAEFLQAAGCDKLQGFLFGAPMSAAAYEERLRRAQLGGPA
- a CDS encoding amidase; its protein translation is MMTPRPNMIRALAAELAAGHTTSIALTEAALARAQSHRAAGGAAYIDIDARAALDMARAADAARAAGNVPSLLAGLPVSIKDLFDVAGQVTAAGSRALAHQSAATSDATAVARLRAAGAVLLGRTNMSEFAFSGLGLNPHYGTPRTPADGTRAAGGSTSGGAVTVAGGMAVAALGTDTGGSIRIPAAFCALTGFKPTARRVPMAGGVPLSTSLDSGGPLANSVDCCAIVDAVLSGQALDTDAVPLAGLRLGLTRDYVAADLDDTVATAFARAVARLERAGAHIVRFEFPELLQLPEINGGGGLPAAEAWAWHRPHLARAEAQYDRRVAARIRRGEQMSAAAYLDVMAARVRMIAAARKRLGNLDAWLMPTVAVVPPEVAPLEADDARFFHTNARVLRNPSAINFLDGCALTLPIHAAGELPVGLSLCGLADDDARILRVGRAVETALR
- a CDS encoding MFS transporter — protein: MTSELIRSAGAMRTQRLPLSARAATMALFFVNGATIATWGVHIPTVKARFGLSEASLSLAMFMVAAGAIAAMKFAGGWAARVSTRRASVQAGVVFGLMTGLLMLMPSYALLLGLLVLFGIANAGFDVAINAQATTVEAHSHKPIISSLHGMFSLGGMVGAAAGGVLLDLGVPAAVHCAGMGLITAGMALCAGPFMLPDHVHAPGEPAHPTTGRTLLVLGLLAFLGLVGEGAMYDWTTVYMREVAQSPEAQASAGYAAFSGGMALARFGGDAARARWGNTRVLGVSGVLATGGILLALLWPDPAAVLAGFALMGVGAANMVPIFFVTASRMPGVPAAEGIAAVARFAYVGMLIGPVFIGMIAHHSNLRWGLSLVALTMMLIAVAGPRAIRPPG
- a CDS encoding MarR family winged helix-turn-helix transcriptional regulator, with the protein product MVGLPTIDAAMPSLTHIEDAYPAVAESGHFNPRMEDVEYGALDGLLGYAVRRAQLRVYEDFVRSLQAWNITPPRFSAMTVIAHNPDLKLTELAGILGVARSGAVLLVDTLEAMGMVERLPSPVDRRAFRLALTDKGAATLRDITEVVVAHDARVTAHLSADERRTLLELLNKLALGPA